The sequence GCACGTCCGATTGCAGCGGCGAATCCTGCTGCAGCGTCGCTTCCGCGGTCGCGAAGGTCTGCTTCGCGGCCGACAGCGTGTCGCGCGCCTCGGGCGCGACTTCGGTGTCGAGCCGCTTGAACAGCTTGTCCGCGTTCGCGAGCGCGCTGTTCAGGTTCGCGCCGATCTGGTCGAACGGCACCTTGTCGAGCTTCTTCGCGATGTCGGCGACTTGCAGCTGCAGCTCGTCGAGCGTGTTCGGCACGGTCGGCAGCTCCACGGGCAGGCGGTCAAGATCGATCTTCACGGGCTGCGCCTTCGGGAAGAAATCGAGCGCGACGTAGAGCTGGCTCGTCAGCAGGTTGCCCGTGCGCAGCTGGCCGCGCAGCCCGTGCTGGACGAGCCGCGACAGCACCTCGCGCCGCGCCGCGTCGCCCTTGTCCTGCGCCGCCTCGCGGAACTTCCGGCCGAGCCGGTCGGGGAACACGTTCATCGTCACCGGCATCGTGAAGTTCTTCGTCTTCGGGTCGTAGTCGATGCCGATGTTCGTCACCTGGCCGAGCACGATGCCGCGGAAGTCGACGGGCGCGCCGACGGACAGCCCGCGCAGCGACTGGTTGAAGTTCATCACGACCTGCACCGGCTCGCCGTCCGGCTCGCGCATCGCGTCGGTCTCGTCGGCGCCCAAGCGGAACGTCATGTTGTTCGGCGCGGGCGAGCCGGCCGACTGGTTCGGCGGCGACTGGAACGCGATGCCGCCGAGGATCACCGTCGCGAGCGACTGCGTGTTCAGCTTGAAGCCGCTCGAGTCGAGCCGCAGGTCGACGCCGCTCGCCTGCCACCAGCGCGAATTCAGGCCGACGTACTGATCGTAAGGCGCGGTGACGAACACGCGGAACGTGACGCCCGTGCCGTCCTTGTCGAGCGAGAAGCCGACCACCTGGCCGACCTGCACGCGCCGGTAGTAGATCGGCGAGCCGATGTCGATCGAGCCGAGCGAATCGCCGCGCAGCACGTACTGCGTGCCTTTCTGGTCGCCGGTGACGGCGGGCGGCGTCTCGAGCCCGGTGAACGACTCCTCGGTCTCGTCCGAGCGGCCCGCGTCGACGCCGATGTACGCGCCCGACAGCAGCGTGCCGAGGCCCGACACGCCGGTCGCGCCGACCCGCGGCCGCACGACCCAGAAGCGCGAGCCCTTCACCGCGAAGTTCTCGGCCTCCTTCTTCAGCTGCACTTCGACGAGCACGTGCGACAGATCCTTCGACAGCTTGATCGTCTTGACCATGCCGATCTCGACGTCCTTGTATTTGACCTGTGTCTTGCCGGGCTCGAGGCCCTCGGCGCTCTTGAAGCTGAGCGTGACCTCCGGCCCGCGCTCGAGCACCGATTTGACGACGAGCCCGATGCCGATCAGCGCGGCGACGAGCGGCACGAGCCACACGAGCGACGGCAGCCAGCCGGAGCGCCGCGTGATCACGGGCTCGGGGAGGACGGGCGGCTCGCCGCCGGGCGGGGTGGGAGGGGCCGCGTTCGGGTCGTGCTGCGGGCCTTGCGGTCTATTCATGAGGATTCCCTGAGTTTTCTACGTTGTCCCAGATGAGGCGCGGGTCGAATTGCATCGACGCGAGCATCGTCAGGATCACGACGGAGCCGAACGCGAGCGCGCCGGGGCCCGCCGTGATTACCGCGAGCGAGCGGAAATGGACGAGCGCGACGGTGAGCGTGACGACGAAGATGTCGAGCATCGACCAGCGGCCGATCCGCTCGACGATCCGGTAGAGCTTGGTGCGCTGCATCGGCCGCCACGCGGAGCGGCGCTGCGCGGTGACGACGAGGATCGTGAGCACGCCGAGCTTCAACATCGGCACGAGAATGCTCGCGACGAACACGACGACGGCGAGCGGCCATTCGCCGGACACCCAGAAATACACGACGCCGCTCATGATCGTGTCCTCCTGCGAGCCGACGATCGACGCCGTGCGCATGATCGGCAGCAGGTTCGCCGGGATGTAGAGGATCGCGGCGGCGAGGAGGAGCGCCCAGGTGCGCGCGATGCTGTCCGGTATGCGCAGGTGCAGCGCGGCGCCGCAGCGCGCGCAGTGCTCGGGCGTTTCGTGCGAGCCGAGCGAATCCGGCGACGGGCGGGTGAGCTTCTGCACGTGGCCGCATGCGTGGCAGCTCGCCATGCCGGCCCGCGCGGCGGTGACGATCTCGCTCATCGCGCGCGCGCCTTGCCGGCTTGGCTGGCCGCGCCGGACGCAGCGGCGGTGTCGGCCGCGTCACGCGGCGCGCGCTCGCACAGCGAATCGGCGATGTCCCACAGCGTGCGCGGATCGAACATCACGACGACGGCGAGCATCAGCGTGAGCGCCGCGAACGCGAAGAGCGCGGCCTCGGGAATCACGCGCGCGAGGCTCACCATCTTGACGATCGTGACGAGGATGCCGAGCATGAACACTTCGATCATCCCCCACGGCCGCACGAGCTGGATCGCGCGCAGCACGCGGTTGAAGCCGGGCGGGATCGCGCCCGCGCGCAGCGGGATCAGCACGTAAAGGAGCGCCGACAGCTCGACGAGCGGGAACAGCAGCGTCGAGCAGAACACCATCACCGCGACGAGCGGCATCCCCTGATTCCACATCGCCTCGAGCGCGCCGAAGAGCGTCGTCTGCACGCGCATGCCGTTCACGTCCATTTCGAGGATCGGGAAGCCCTGCGCGATCAGGAAGGTGATGAGCGCGCCCGCCGTGAGCGCGCAGATGCGGTCGATCTGCGCCGAGCCGCTCCGGTAGAGCAGCGCGTCGCAGCGCGGACAGCGGGCGATGTCTTTGCCGCTAAGCGGCGGTTTGTGCAACAGTGCGTCGCATTCGTGACAGGCAATCAGGGCGTTTCTATCCATATGGAAGGGCGGTTGCGCGGCGTCGCGGCGCCGCGTTCACAGGGCCGGAACCCGCGCCAATCTTATCAAAAGGCGGTTTTTGCGGTGTCAAGTACCGGCGCCCGGCCGCCGGCGCCGTCGGGCCGGCCGACCGGCGCGCCCGGCCGGGGCGGCGATTTCGGGATTCTGCCATTCGCGGGCGGTTGCGGTAGCATGGCGGCCGTGACATGCGTCGGACGAATGCGGCAGCGCCGGCGCGGCTTTTCGCTGAACTGAGGATTTCATGGCATCGTTTCCGTCTTCGACGTCCCCCGCAGCTTACACGCGCACCGCGATCGCCCTCCACTGGCTGATCGCGCTGCTCATCGTGTGCGGCTTCGCGCTCGGCTGGGTGATGACGAGCATTCACGGCTTCACGCCGACGAAGCTCAAATACTATTCGTGGCACAAGTGGATCGGCTGCACGGTGTTCGCTTTCGCGATCGTGCGCGTGCTCTGGCGCGCGACCCACGTGCCGCCGCCGATGCCGGCCGGCATGCCCGTATGGCAGCGCGCGGGCGCGCACGCGGTGCACGCGCTCCTTTACGTGCTGATGTTCGCGATTCCGGTGACGGGCTACCTGTACAGCTCGGCCGCGAACATTCCGGTCGTCTATCTCGGGCTCGTGCCGCTGCCGCGCCTGATCGACCCCGATCCCGCGCTGAAGGCGGTGCTGAAGACAGCGCACGTCGCGCTCAACTACGGCCTGCTCGCGCTCGTCGCCGCGCACGTCGCGGCGGCCGTCAAGCACCAGTGGCTCGACCGCGACGGCGTGCTGTCGCGGATGCTTCCGTTCCTCAAATAACAAGGATCGCTATGAAAGTCTCGTTCTACCGCTACATGCTCGCGGCGTTCGCCGCCGCCTCGGTCGCCGTGTCGGGCACCGCGTTCGCGCAGGTCGATCTCGCGAAGAGCAAGGTGTCGGCCGTCTCGAAGCAGATGAACGTGCCGACGGAAGGCGTGTTCAAGAAGTTCTCCGCGCAGATCAAGTTCGACCCGTCGAAGGCCGCGCAGGGCAGCGCGCAGATGACGATCGACGTCGCGAGCTACGATCTCGGCGACCAGATGTACAACGATCAGGTCGCGGGCAAGGACTGGTTCGACGCGAAGGCGTTCCCGCAGGCGAGCTTCGTGTCGAGCGCGATCGCGCCCGCGGGCGGCAACAAGTACAACGTGTCGGGCAAGCTGACGATCAAGGGCAAGACGGTGCCCGTGACGGTGCCCGTGACCATCACGCAGAACGGCGCGTCGCAGGTCTTCGACGGCGTGCTGCCGATCAAGCGCTCGACGTTCAACGTCGGCACGGGCGAATGGAAGGACACGTCCGTCGTCGCCGACGACGTGCAGATCAAGTTTCACATCGTCGCCGCGAAGTAACGCGGGCGGCAGTTCGCACCACCCCTGCGCCGCTTCGGAATGCGGCGCCGTCACAAGGAGATTGATTTGAACAAGCAACTGATGATCGCCGCGGGCGCGCTCGCCGCCGCCCTGTCGTTCTCGGCGCATGCGGCGCCCGCAACGTACCAGTTCGATCCGAGCCACACGTATCCGAGCTTCGAGGCGGACCACTTCGGCGGCCTGTCGGTGTGGCGCGGCAAGTTCGACCAGTCGAGCGGCACCGTGACGCTCGACCGCGCGGCGAAGACGGGCACCGTCGACGTGACGACGAAGGTCGCGTCGATCGCGACCGGCAACCAGAAGCTCGACGAGCACCTGCAGACGCCCGATTTCTTCGACGCGTCGAAATACCCGGAAGCGACCTACAAGGGCACGATCAAGTTCGAAGGCGACAAGCCGGCCGAAGTCGTCGGCAACCTGACGCTGCACGGCGTCACGAAGCCGCTCACGCTGAAGATCGATTCGTTCAAGTGCATGCCGCACCCGATGCTGAAGAAGGAAGTGTGCGGCGTCGACGCGGTCGGCGAATTCAACCGCGACGACTTCGGCCTCGACTACGGCAAGCAGTACGGCTTCAAGATGAAGACGAAGCTCCTCATCACGGCCGAAGCGGTCAAGCAGTAACGCGAAGCGGCGCGCCGCCCGCTATGCGCGGCGGCTCCATCGCTCCGACGAACCGCCGCGTCCCGCATCGGGCGCGGCGGTTCTTTTTTGGCGCGCGCGGCGTGTGCCTAGAATCGTCCGCATTCGTGCCGCGGCCCGTTCTTCGCCGCGCTCGTGAGCCTCGCGGCGCTCGTCGCGCTGCGGCGGCGCTTCGGGTTCCGGTAGCGGGGCGTTCGCGTCCGGCGTCGCGCGCGCCGGCGCGTGCGACCGCGTGCGTGCGCGGCGGCGAGCCAAGGAGGCGAGGGGCGCGCGTGCGCAAGCGATTCGCAGGCGAAAAAAAACCGGTTCGCGAGGAACCGGCTTTTTCGTGCGACAGGGCGCTTACACCTGCGCGCCCGCGTTCGGATCGTTCGGATCGTGCGCGGTCTTCTTCTCCTTGATGAGATCCTCGCGCTTGATGCCGAGCCACATCGCGAGCGAGCCCGCGACGAACACCGACGAATAGATGCCGAACATGATGCCGACCGTCAGCGCGAGCGCGAAGTAGTGCAGCGTCGGGCCGCCGAAGAAGAACATCGACAGCACCATCATTTCGGTCGACGTGTGCGTGATGATCGTGCGCGACATCGTGCTCGTGATCGCGTGGTTGATCACTTCCTGCACCGTCATCTTGCGTTCGCGGCGGAACGTCTCGCGGATTCGGTCGAAGATGACGACCGACTCGTTGACCGAGTAGCCGAGCACCGCGAGCACCGCGGCCAGCACCGACAGCGAGAACTCCCACTGGAAGAACGCGAAGAAGCCGAGAATGATCACGACGTCGTGCAGGTTCGCGATGATGCCGGCGACCGCGTACTTCCATTCGAAGCGGAACGACAGATAAATCACGATGCCGATCACGACGCACGCGAGCGCGAGCAGGCCGTCGGTCGCGAGCTCGCGGCCGACCTGCGGGCCGACGAACTCGACGCGCTGCAGCGTCACGTCGGCGTCCTGCGCCTTCAGCGCGGCCATCACCTGGTCGCTCTGCTGCGCGGACGTGAGGCCCTGCTTGAGCGGCAGGCGGATCAGCACGTTGCGCGACGTGCCGAAGTTCTGCACCTGCGCGTCGGCGTAGCCGAGCGTGCCGAGCGTCGAGCGCACCGGCTCGAGCTGCGCGGTCTGCTGATACTGGACCTCGATCACCGTGCCGCCCGTGAACTCGATGGACAGATGCAGCCCGCGATGGAGCAGGAAGAACACGGCGGCGAGGAACGTCACGAGCGAGATCACGTTGAAGATCAACGCGTGCCGCATGAACGGAATGTCTTTACGGATGCGGAAAAATTCCATGTTCGTCTCCGGCGCTTAGTTGGACGAGCCTTGCTTGGGCGGCACGCCCGGTCCCGAGCGGCGGCGCGCGACCGGCTTGCCGGTGCGCGGCGCGCCGGCCGGCTGCTTCGGCGCGGCGACGCGCGCGCCCTGCGGCGCGTTCGCGCGCGCGTCCTGGCCGAGCTGCGGCGCGGCCGCGGCTTCGGCGGCGGCGGGGCGCCACACCTGGCCGATCGCGAGCGACTGCAGCTTCTTGCGGCCGCCGTACCAGAGGTTCACGAGGCCGCGCGAGAAGAACACCGCGGAGAACATCGACGTCAGGATGCCGAGGCAGTGCACGATCGCGAACGCGCGCACGGGGCCCGAGCCGAACGCGAGGAGGGCGAGGCCGGCGATCAGCGTCGTCACGTTCGAGTCGAGAATCGTCGCCCATGCGTGCGAGTAACCCTGCTGGATCGCGATCTGCGGCGACGCGCCGGCGCGCAGCTCCTCGCGGATGCGCTCGTTGATCAGCACGTTCGAGTCGATCGCCATGCCGAGCGCGAGCGCGATGGCCGCGATGCCGGGCAGCGTGAGCGTCGCCTGCATCAGCGACAGCACCGCGACGAGCAGCAGCAGGTTCACCGACAGGCCGAGCACCGACACGACGCCGAACAGCATGTAGTACGCGATCATGAACACGGCGATCGCGACGAAGCCCCAGACGACCGAGTGGAAGCCCATCTTGATGTTGTCCGCGCCGAGGCTCGGGCCGATCGTGCGTTCCTCGATGATGTCCATCGGCGCGGCGAGCGAGCCCGCGCGCAGCAGGAGCGCGAGATCGGCGGCGGCCTGCGGGGTCGGCTGGCCAGTGATCTGGAAGCGGTCGCCGAGCTCCGATTGGATCGTCGCGACGGTCAGCACTTCGCCCTTGCCCTTCTCGAACAGCACCATCGCCATCGGCTTGCCGATGTTCTCGCGCGACACCGCGCGCACCGCGCGGCCGCCCGCCGAGTCGAGGCGGATGTTCACGGACGGACGCTGATGCTCGTCGAAGCCCGCCGACGCGTCGATGATGCGGTCGCCCGTGAAGATCACCTGCTTCTTCAGCAGCACCGGCGCCTGGTTGCCCTGCGTGAACAGCTCTTCGCCCGGCGGCACCGGATCGTTCGGGTTCGGGTGCAGGTTGAGCGGGTCGGCGAGGCGCGCCTCGAGCGTCGCCGTGCGGCCGATGATGTCCTTCGCCTTCGCGGTGTCCTGCACGCCCGGCAGCTCGACGACGATGCGGTCGTTGCCCTGTTGCTGCAGGATCGGCTCGGACACGCCGAGTTCGTTGACGCGGTTGTGCAGCGTCGTCAGGTTCTGCTTGAGCGCCGCTTCCTCGACGGCCTTCTGGACGGCCGGCGTGAACGTGCCGACGACCTGGTAGCCGCCGCCGCCCGGCTGCGTCGCCCACTGGAGTTCGGAGACGGACGAGGCGAGCAGCTTGCGCGCCTGCTCGGCGGTGTCCTGGTCGGCGAAGTTCGCGACGACCGTCTGATCGACGCGGTTCACGCCGCCGTCGCGGATGCCCTTGTCGCGCAGTTGCGTGCGGGCGTCGGACGCGTCGGAATCGAGCTTCTTCGTCAGCGCGCCCGTCATGTCGACTTGCAGCAGGAAATGCACGCCGCCGCGCAGGTCGAGGCCGAGATACATCGGCAGCGCGTGCAGAGCGGTCAGCCAGCGCGGCGACGCGCTCTGCAGATTCAGCGCGACGACGTACTGCGGATCGTTCGGATCGGCGTTCAGCGCCTTTTGCAGCATGTCCTTCACGCGCAGCTGCGTGTCGGTGTCCTTCAGGCGCACGCGGATGGTTGCGTTGGCGCTCGCGTTGTCGAAGGTGACGTCGTCGGCCGTGACCTGGCTGGCTTTGAGCGCTGCCTCGACTTGCGCGAGCGTGTCGGCGCCGAGCTTGACCGTGGCCTTGCCGCTCGATACCTGCACCGCCGGCGCTTCGCCGAAGAAGTTGGGCAATGTGTACAGAAAGCCGATGGCGAGCGCCACGACCATCACCACATATTTCCAGATTGGATAACGATTCATGAGGGGGCCGAACGGGATGGTTGGCTGGAATGGCGTCGCGTCCGGCGCCGCTCGCGCCCGCGCGCTTCGCGGCGCGGGCCGTGGGCGGCCGGACGCGGGGCGGGGCTTACAGCGATTTGATCGTGCCCTTCGGCAGGATGGTCGTGACGGCGGCCTTCTGCACGGTGATCTCGGTGCCCTCGGCGATCTCGACGCCGATGTAGGCTTCCGACACCTTCGTCACCTTGCCGACGAGCCCGCCGCTCGTCACCACTTCGTCGCCCTTCGCCATCGCGGCGAGCATGTTGCGATGCTCCTTCTGCCGCTTCATCTGCGGACGGATCATGATGAAGTAGAGCACCGCGAACATCAGGATGAGCGGCAGGAAGCTCATCAGGCTCGATTCGGCACCGCCCGCTGCGCCTTGCGCATAGGCATTGGAAATGAACGACACGTTGGTCTCTCCGTTAGGGAAGATCGAAAAATAAGCCGGTTATTCTACCACCGGCCCTAACCGCGACAGCGGCGCAAATGCGCTTTGGTTTCAAGCTGTTAACCTCGATCCGGCGGCGTTCGCGCGCGTAACGAAAGATAATTGTAAGGTTTTGCGGGTCCGGCGCGTCGGCGGCGGTCGTCCGATATGCGCGCCGAAGCGCGGGCGCGGCCGGCG comes from Burkholderia savannae and encodes:
- a CDS encoding PqiB family protein translates to MNRPQGPQHDPNAAPPTPPGGEPPVLPEPVITRRSGWLPSLVWLVPLVAALIGIGLVVKSVLERGPEVTLSFKSAEGLEPGKTQVKYKDVEIGMVKTIKLSKDLSHVLVEVQLKKEAENFAVKGSRFWVVRPRVGATGVSGLGTLLSGAYIGVDAGRSDETEESFTGLETPPAVTGDQKGTQYVLRGDSLGSIDIGSPIYYRRVQVGQVVGFSLDKDGTGVTFRVFVTAPYDQYVGLNSRWWQASGVDLRLDSSGFKLNTQSLATVILGGIAFQSPPNQSAGSPAPNNMTFRLGADETDAMREPDGEPVQVVMNFNQSLRGLSVGAPVDFRGIVLGQVTNIGIDYDPKTKNFTMPVTMNVFPDRLGRKFREAAQDKGDAARREVLSRLVQHGLRGQLRTGNLLTSQLYVALDFFPKAQPVKIDLDRLPVELPTVPNTLDELQLQVADIAKKLDKVPFDQIGANLNSALANADKLFKRLDTEVAPEARDTLSAAKQTFATAEATLQQDSPLQSDVRGALKELTRTLQSLNALADYLERHPESLLKGKPGDQK
- a CDS encoding paraquat-inducible protein A, which gives rise to MSEIVTAARAGMASCHACGHVQKLTRPSPDSLGSHETPEHCARCGAALHLRIPDSIARTWALLLAAAILYIPANLLPIMRTASIVGSQEDTIMSGVVYFWVSGEWPLAVVVFVASILVPMLKLGVLTILVVTAQRRSAWRPMQRTKLYRIVERIGRWSMLDIFVVTLTVALVHFRSLAVITAGPGALAFGSVVILTMLASMQFDPRLIWDNVENSGNPHE
- a CDS encoding paraquat-inducible protein A, translating into MDRNALIACHECDALLHKPPLSGKDIARCPRCDALLYRSGSAQIDRICALTAGALITFLIAQGFPILEMDVNGMRVQTTLFGALEAMWNQGMPLVAVMVFCSTLLFPLVELSALLYVLIPLRAGAIPPGFNRVLRAIQLVRPWGMIEVFMLGILVTIVKMVSLARVIPEAALFAFAALTLMLAVVVMFDPRTLWDIADSLCERAPRDAADTAAASGAASQAGKARAR
- a CDS encoding cytochrome b; the protein is MASFPSSTSPAAYTRTAIALHWLIALLIVCGFALGWVMTSIHGFTPTKLKYYSWHKWIGCTVFAFAIVRVLWRATHVPPPMPAGMPVWQRAGAHAVHALLYVLMFAIPVTGYLYSSAANIPVVYLGLVPLPRLIDPDPALKAVLKTAHVALNYGLLALVAAHVAAAVKHQWLDRDGVLSRMLPFLK
- a CDS encoding YceI family protein, which encodes MKVSFYRYMLAAFAAASVAVSGTAFAQVDLAKSKVSAVSKQMNVPTEGVFKKFSAQIKFDPSKAAQGSAQMTIDVASYDLGDQMYNDQVAGKDWFDAKAFPQASFVSSAIAPAGGNKYNVSGKLTIKGKTVPVTVPVTITQNGASQVFDGVLPIKRSTFNVGTGEWKDTSVVADDVQIKFHIVAAK
- a CDS encoding YceI family protein → MNKQLMIAAGALAAALSFSAHAAPATYQFDPSHTYPSFEADHFGGLSVWRGKFDQSSGTVTLDRAAKTGTVDVTTKVASIATGNQKLDEHLQTPDFFDASKYPEATYKGTIKFEGDKPAEVVGNLTLHGVTKPLTLKIDSFKCMPHPMLKKEVCGVDAVGEFNRDDFGLDYGKQYGFKMKTKLLITAEAVKQ
- the secF gene encoding protein translocase subunit SecF yields the protein MEFFRIRKDIPFMRHALIFNVISLVTFLAAVFFLLHRGLHLSIEFTGGTVIEVQYQQTAQLEPVRSTLGTLGYADAQVQNFGTSRNVLIRLPLKQGLTSAQQSDQVMAALKAQDADVTLQRVEFVGPQVGRELATDGLLALACVVIGIVIYLSFRFEWKYAVAGIIANLHDVVIILGFFAFFQWEFSLSVLAAVLAVLGYSVNESVVIFDRIRETFRRERKMTVQEVINHAITSTMSRTIITHTSTEMMVLSMFFFGGPTLHYFALALTVGIMFGIYSSVFVAGSLAMWLGIKREDLIKEKKTAHDPNDPNAGAQV
- the secD gene encoding protein translocase subunit SecD gives rise to the protein MNRYPIWKYVVMVVALAIGFLYTLPNFFGEAPAVQVSSGKATVKLGADTLAQVEAALKASQVTADDVTFDNASANATIRVRLKDTDTQLRVKDMLQKALNADPNDPQYVVALNLQSASPRWLTALHALPMYLGLDLRGGVHFLLQVDMTGALTKKLDSDASDARTQLRDKGIRDGGVNRVDQTVVANFADQDTAEQARKLLASSVSELQWATQPGGGGYQVVGTFTPAVQKAVEEAALKQNLTTLHNRVNELGVSEPILQQQGNDRIVVELPGVQDTAKAKDIIGRTATLEARLADPLNLHPNPNDPVPPGEELFTQGNQAPVLLKKQVIFTGDRIIDASAGFDEHQRPSVNIRLDSAGGRAVRAVSRENIGKPMAMVLFEKGKGEVLTVATIQSELGDRFQITGQPTPQAAADLALLLRAGSLAAPMDIIEERTIGPSLGADNIKMGFHSVVWGFVAIAVFMIAYYMLFGVVSVLGLSVNLLLLVAVLSLMQATLTLPGIAAIALALGMAIDSNVLINERIREELRAGASPQIAIQQGYSHAWATILDSNVTTLIAGLALLAFGSGPVRAFAIVHCLGILTSMFSAVFFSRGLVNLWYGGRKKLQSLAIGQVWRPAAAEAAAAPQLGQDARANAPQGARVAAPKQPAGAPRTGKPVARRRSGPGVPPKQGSSN
- the yajC gene encoding preprotein translocase subunit YajC; this encodes MSFISNAYAQGAAGGAESSLMSFLPLILMFAVLYFIMIRPQMKRQKEHRNMLAAMAKGDEVVTSGGLVGKVTKVSEAYIGVEIAEGTEITVQKAAVTTILPKGTIKSL